One window of the uncultured Paludibaculum sp. genome contains the following:
- a CDS encoding tetratricopeptide repeat protein, whose amino-acid sequence MARVKLGEIYSDSGRIGDAIREHLKALEISPGNAEAYRSLGQDYSAAGRYSEAEAAYLEAVKRRPTDWLAHVVLGIFYYQRGRYPEARSAYENALKLTPDNDVVIRNLAGVHMRLGQYAEASTLIQKTLATGAGTRGYNMLGIAYYYQRRFREASSALESSLDIDNSIYVTWGNLGTVYRWLPGSEAKARAAFQRAVELAEKAQRITPADNNIHANLAEYHAKLGEKKQALAEIQAIPDSARRPYMARIALAYELIGDRKRAIETVRSQVVDASALSDLRNDPDLEKLWNDQEFQSVIRTSQSIPRH is encoded by the coding sequence GTGGCTCGTGTCAAGCTGGGCGAGATCTACAGCGACAGCGGCCGGATTGGCGACGCCATTCGCGAACACCTGAAGGCGCTGGAAATCTCACCGGGCAATGCCGAGGCTTACCGCAGCTTGGGGCAGGATTATTCGGCGGCCGGGCGTTACTCCGAGGCTGAGGCGGCCTACCTGGAGGCGGTGAAGCGCCGGCCGACCGACTGGCTGGCCCATGTGGTGCTCGGCATCTTTTACTACCAGCGCGGGCGGTACCCGGAAGCAAGGTCCGCCTATGAGAATGCGCTGAAGCTAACACCCGACAACGACGTGGTCATCCGCAACCTGGCCGGAGTTCACATGCGGTTGGGGCAGTACGCGGAAGCTTCAACGCTGATTCAGAAGACGCTGGCCACCGGCGCCGGCACGCGGGGATACAACATGTTGGGCATCGCTTACTACTACCAGCGGCGCTTCCGCGAGGCCTCGTCAGCGCTGGAATCATCGCTGGATATCGACAACAGCATCTATGTCACCTGGGGCAACCTGGGCACCGTCTATCGATGGCTTCCGGGTAGTGAGGCCAAAGCCCGCGCCGCATTCCAGCGGGCCGTTGAACTGGCGGAGAAAGCCCAACGCATTACGCCGGCAGACAACAATATCCACGCCAACCTGGCGGAGTACCACGCAAAACTGGGCGAAAAGAAACAGGCCCTGGCCGAAATCCAGGCTATCCCGGATTCGGCTCGCCGGCCCTACATGGCGCGCATTGCACTGGCCTACGAGCTGATTGGTGACCGCAAACGAGCCATCGAGACAGTCCGCTCCCAGGTAGTCGATGCTTCGGCGTTGAGCGACCTCAGGAACGATCCTGATCTCGAGAAGCTATGGAACGACCAGGAGTTCCAGTCAGTAATCCGAACTTCCCAATCCATCCCTCGGCACTAG
- a CDS encoding electron transfer flavoprotein subunit beta gives MPYQIIVCGGLAPDPLQTLEPVTTPTGPGLKNELMLPAVFDPWAGHALYEAANLAKSFPGSVIKVVSIAPKAKLQQVMMTVAQKLPFELVPIDGPGGGFTDSASVATVLADAIAAIPGLDKSQMLLFGGWESATRGAGVVMQMVGEKLGITEQFLAVDELKVDESGALIIKERVEGGRHQVSKCAAPPAVLAWATGNLPEPSNHPQTGMANMRAMMPALQKAKAAALTSSVSYASVALPAVTRQTKIVKDVPAAQIAQELADWIKQ, from the coding sequence ATGCCATACCAAATCATCGTTTGCGGAGGGCTTGCGCCCGACCCGCTACAAACCCTGGAGCCGGTCACAACCCCCACCGGACCCGGCCTGAAGAACGAGCTCATGCTGCCCGCCGTCTTCGATCCCTGGGCGGGCCACGCTCTGTACGAGGCCGCTAATCTGGCCAAGAGCTTTCCGGGTTCCGTGATCAAAGTCGTCAGCATCGCGCCCAAAGCCAAACTGCAGCAGGTGATGATGACCGTCGCCCAGAAGCTGCCCTTTGAACTCGTTCCCATCGACGGCCCAGGCGGTGGATTCACTGACTCCGCTTCGGTTGCTACGGTGCTGGCCGATGCCATTGCGGCGATCCCCGGCCTCGACAAGTCGCAGATGCTGCTCTTCGGCGGCTGGGAATCGGCCACCCGCGGAGCCGGCGTCGTCATGCAGATGGTGGGCGAGAAGCTCGGCATCACGGAACAGTTCCTGGCTGTTGACGAACTCAAGGTCGACGAGTCCGGCGCGCTCATCATCAAGGAGCGCGTGGAAGGCGGACGCCATCAGGTTTCAAAGTGTGCCGCACCTCCGGCGGTCCTGGCCTGGGCTACCGGCAATCTGCCCGAACCGTCGAATCACCCCCAGACCGGCATGGCCAACATGCGCGCCATGATGCCCGCGCTGCAAAAGGCCAAGGCGGCGGCTCTGACGTCGTCCGTGAGCTACGCGTCGGTGGCTCTGCCCGCCGTCACGCGTCAAACGAAGATCGTGAAGGATGTTCCGGCCGCGCAGATCGCCCAGGAACTCGCCGATTGGATCAAGCAATAA
- a CDS encoding 4Fe-4S binding protein, giving the protein MNPQPSDAPEATPLDADIVCVGYGPATAGFLTTLTRGLQEESAQPLESRAMPGLPPQVICYERADDIAFGVSGVVTRGRAIRATFPELPLEEIPMATRVSNEKLVYLLDPHGASRRPALMQLADKVLQAFGVGNHGWALPYCPDFLHKGDGFILSLGQFNQWTGQQVMMSGLAQIWPSTPVAEALIENGKVAGVVLAGDGTEVRASLTVVGDGPVGPVGRRLDETMGMPNGHKRDEWAVGMKMVVDLPESCTLPEGTVFHTIGYPEPEIFGFFYVHPGRVASVGIFVPSWLETPARTAYRYLQHFVQHPYLWQYLQGGRMRSWGAKSLLESGRRGEPHLCGDGYARIGEGSGSTNVLTGSGVDEAWLTGTQLAEAVLEIYREGLPFSKENLKARYEARRRRSWLEDESIIAEKARNGFQRGVLTGFIGMGLAGLTKGAVHVPRSSEDKKPSRLEDFYVGRVSRSQIETIRERCARDGKPLHDALMDAAGWPPIEFDGQLLVSHQDALLMGGKVQAPSDSPDHVVFLDPNVCLACHDKTCIEICSGEAIHPGGGVPAFDHEKCVHCGACLWNCPLENIEFCAAPGGLHSAEN; this is encoded by the coding sequence ATGAACCCTCAGCCCAGCGACGCGCCTGAAGCCACACCGCTTGACGCGGACATCGTCTGCGTCGGCTACGGTCCGGCCACGGCGGGCTTTCTCACCACGCTCACGCGCGGCCTGCAGGAGGAGTCGGCTCAACCGCTGGAGTCGCGCGCCATGCCCGGCCTGCCGCCGCAGGTGATCTGCTATGAGCGGGCCGACGACATCGCATTCGGAGTGTCGGGTGTTGTGACGCGGGGCCGCGCGATTCGTGCGACGTTCCCCGAACTCCCGCTGGAAGAGATCCCGATGGCCACGCGGGTCAGCAACGAGAAGCTCGTCTACCTGCTCGACCCACACGGAGCCAGCCGCCGCCCCGCGCTCATGCAACTCGCCGACAAGGTACTGCAGGCCTTCGGCGTCGGCAATCACGGCTGGGCGCTGCCGTATTGCCCGGACTTCCTGCACAAGGGCGACGGCTTCATCCTTTCCCTGGGTCAGTTCAACCAGTGGACCGGCCAGCAGGTGATGATGTCCGGTCTGGCACAGATCTGGCCCTCGACCCCCGTAGCCGAGGCGCTGATCGAGAACGGCAAAGTCGCCGGAGTCGTCCTGGCCGGCGACGGCACGGAAGTGCGCGCGTCGCTCACCGTGGTCGGCGACGGCCCAGTGGGGCCTGTCGGACGGCGTCTCGACGAGACCATGGGCATGCCCAACGGGCACAAACGCGACGAGTGGGCCGTGGGCATGAAGATGGTCGTCGACCTGCCCGAGTCCTGCACGCTGCCCGAGGGCACGGTCTTCCACACCATCGGCTACCCCGAGCCCGAGATCTTCGGCTTCTTCTACGTCCACCCAGGGCGCGTTGCCTCGGTGGGCATCTTTGTCCCCTCGTGGCTCGAAACGCCCGCCCGCACCGCTTACCGCTACCTGCAGCACTTCGTCCAGCATCCTTACCTGTGGCAGTACCTGCAAGGTGGACGCATGCGCAGTTGGGGTGCGAAATCACTGCTGGAGAGCGGGCGTCGCGGCGAGCCGCACCTCTGCGGTGACGGCTATGCGCGCATCGGAGAAGGCTCGGGCTCGACCAACGTGCTGACTGGCTCCGGCGTCGACGAGGCCTGGCTCACCGGCACCCAACTGGCCGAGGCCGTGCTCGAGATCTACCGCGAAGGCCTGCCGTTCTCGAAGGAGAATCTCAAAGCGCGCTATGAGGCGCGGCGCCGCCGGTCGTGGCTCGAGGACGAGTCGATCATTGCCGAGAAGGCGCGCAACGGGTTCCAGCGTGGCGTGCTCACGGGCTTCATCGGCATGGGGTTGGCCGGTCTCACCAAGGGCGCGGTTCACGTCCCGCGATCTTCGGAGGACAAGAAACCCAGCCGGTTGGAGGATTTCTATGTGGGCCGCGTGTCGCGATCGCAAATCGAGACGATCCGTGAGCGCTGCGCGCGCGACGGCAAGCCGCTGCACGATGCTCTAATGGACGCGGCCGGCTGGCCACCCATCGAGTTCGACGGCCAGTTGCTGGTGTCCCATCAGGATGCCCTGTTGATGGGCGGCAAGGTCCAGGCGCCTTCCGACTCGCCCGATCACGTCGTCTTCCTCGATCCGAACGTCTGCCTGGCCTGCCACGACAAGACTTGCATCGAGATCTGCTCCGGCGAAGCCATCCACCCCGGCGGAGGCGTGCCTGCGTTCGATCACGAAAAGTGTGTCCACTGCGGCGCCTGTCTGTGGAATTGCCCGTTGGAGAACATCGAGTTCTGCGCCGCCCCCGGAGGCCTGCACAGCGCTGAAAACTGA
- a CDS encoding acyl-CoA dehydrogenase family protein: MPATTTLSSTEFLKTLPGDDVRQILWRFQDRFDLQMLVQSVRGVARGPVARLVAQGGRLTHDWTPEKNSLLLEFDNAGITAAFMEPHEGGYIEGPKNLALSLIAFELAWVDGGAATASLATHLGLAPIHEKGTPEQQAHYMSIATPQPGRPPKRAAFALTEPIPYVGVETGILCGKVRIAEWPDGGEPILEVSKRGRFITNMGFANFVTAAVESDDPRLKGTMMVILEEDDPGIFDRGTPTRKLVHQLSSTADPVFQLKVPANRIVGGYKVVDGQIVPTFDHSNVIEAVFRRTRVGVGLMTSAKLLSAIEPLIRYHRDRFRGSGAVAPGSPRYELGLQQKEDVTHRLLDVWAAGEAGSSLGFATARIFDAIDPIEKAKDKIFAEQGIGGGTTAMKALRKRVPDALAFIELNSRGEAARKSVRYAELAADPVVQFMVVDAEASVLCPATKLWNTGNGSRVMREAVSLMGGYGITEDCPGFLGYKWMDTQLEATYEGPEAVQRRQLSVTMTSEIFLAQFRQWTQQMRQIAAQAPGTGACTLASAMNLWAWTLDYLQHGKDASGQRLYQGTRQGVTFPMADALCWLVSTRCQILDVENLRKNADQIQEGAEGTIQFLTDLCHIQAARAAGEVARICTELVYGYMLHPSWTRPEDCNNCFREEELQQIEGIIPGSSGFVADVKNDDGSHSTKAGPCVHAVGLNDFTRLRSKLDGCLAGAMLAKDRASDSLQKVMIPAALDYPL, from the coding sequence ATGCCGGCCACAACCACTCTCAGTTCCACCGAGTTTCTGAAAACACTGCCAGGTGACGACGTCCGGCAGATCCTGTGGCGCTTCCAGGATCGCTTCGACCTGCAGATGCTCGTGCAAAGCGTCCGCGGCGTCGCCCGTGGGCCCGTTGCCCGCCTGGTAGCCCAGGGCGGCCGGCTCACCCACGACTGGACGCCCGAGAAGAACAGCCTGCTGCTGGAGTTCGACAACGCCGGCATCACCGCCGCGTTCATGGAGCCACATGAAGGCGGCTACATCGAAGGGCCCAAGAATCTCGCTCTCTCCCTCATCGCCTTTGAACTGGCCTGGGTGGACGGCGGCGCCGCCACCGCTTCGCTCGCCACGCACCTGGGCCTTGCCCCCATCCACGAAAAGGGCACGCCGGAGCAGCAGGCTCACTACATGAGCATCGCCACGCCGCAGCCCGGCCGACCGCCCAAGCGCGCCGCCTTCGCCCTCACTGAGCCCATTCCTTATGTTGGCGTCGAGACAGGCATTCTGTGCGGTAAGGTACGCATTGCCGAGTGGCCCGACGGCGGGGAACCGATCCTCGAAGTCTCCAAGCGCGGCCGCTTCATCACGAACATGGGCTTCGCCAACTTCGTCACGGCGGCGGTGGAATCCGACGACCCGCGCCTGAAGGGCACCATGATGGTGATCCTGGAGGAAGACGACCCCGGCATTTTCGACCGCGGCACGCCCACGCGCAAGCTGGTCCACCAGCTCTCGTCCACGGCCGATCCCGTCTTCCAGTTGAAAGTTCCGGCCAACCGCATTGTCGGCGGCTACAAGGTGGTCGACGGCCAGATAGTCCCCACGTTCGACCACTCGAATGTCATTGAAGCGGTCTTCCGCCGCACCCGTGTCGGTGTTGGCCTGATGACCTCGGCCAAACTGCTTTCGGCCATTGAGCCGCTCATTCGCTACCACCGCGACCGCTTCCGCGGCTCCGGCGCCGTCGCACCCGGCTCGCCCCGTTACGAACTGGGCCTGCAACAGAAGGAAGATGTTACGCATCGTCTGCTCGATGTCTGGGCCGCCGGCGAGGCCGGCTCCTCGCTCGGGTTCGCCACTGCTCGCATCTTCGACGCAATCGACCCCATCGAGAAGGCCAAGGACAAGATTTTTGCGGAGCAGGGCATTGGTGGCGGCACCACGGCCATGAAGGCGCTCCGTAAGCGCGTGCCCGACGCCCTGGCCTTCATCGAGTTGAACAGCCGGGGCGAGGCTGCCCGTAAGAGCGTTCGCTACGCCGAACTGGCCGCCGACCCGGTGGTCCAGTTCATGGTCGTCGACGCCGAAGCCAGTGTCCTTTGCCCGGCTACCAAGCTGTGGAATACCGGCAATGGTTCCCGCGTGATGCGCGAAGCGGTCAGCCTGATGGGCGGCTACGGCATCACGGAAGACTGCCCCGGCTTCCTCGGCTACAAGTGGATGGATACGCAGCTCGAAGCCACCTACGAAGGGCCCGAGGCTGTCCAGCGCCGCCAGCTCTCCGTCACCATGACCAGTGAGATCTTCCTGGCCCAGTTCCGCCAGTGGACCCAGCAGATGCGCCAGATTGCCGCGCAGGCGCCGGGCACTGGAGCCTGCACGCTAGCCTCGGCCATGAACCTTTGGGCCTGGACCCTCGACTACCTGCAGCACGGCAAGGATGCCTCCGGTCAGCGGCTATATCAAGGCACGCGCCAGGGCGTCACATTCCCCATGGCCGACGCGCTCTGCTGGCTGGTCTCCACGCGTTGCCAGATCCTGGACGTCGAGAATCTACGGAAGAACGCCGATCAGATTCAGGAAGGCGCCGAGGGCACCATCCAGTTCCTCACAGACCTGTGCCACATCCAGGCCGCCCGCGCCGCCGGTGAGGTGGCCCGCATCTGCACCGAGCTGGTCTATGGCTACATGCTGCACCCGTCGTGGACCCGTCCCGAAGACTGCAATAACTGCTTCCGCGAGGAAGAACTGCAGCAGATCGAGGGCATCATCCCTGGCTCCTCCGGCTTCGTCGCCGACGTGAAAAACGATGACGGCTCGCACTCCACCAAGGCCGGTCCCTGCGTCCACGCCGTGGGGCTGAACGACTTCACGCGCCTTCGGTCAAAACTCGACGGCTGTCTGGCCGGCGCCATGCTGGCCAAGGATCGGGCCTCGGACTCCTTGCAGAAGGTCATGATTCCAGCGGCTCTGGACTACCCGCTCTAG